The following proteins are encoded in a genomic region of Acidobacteriota bacterium:
- a CDS encoding MFS transporter, with the protein MPRNVVALSVVSLLNDTSSEIIYPLLPAFLALALGASPFAIGLIEGFAESVASLLKLFSGYLSDRFGTRKLPVFFGYSLAAIMRPFLAFVTSWPQVLVVRMTDRIGKGIRGAPRDALIADSVHPSERGFAFGFNRAADHLGAVFGPIAAFVLLMIFAVDTQNPTLREYQQVFLFASVPVVIGLFVIGFFVNETAKTADTPKAPLKLSLAGFDGNFKRYLVVVAVFTLSNSTDAFLLLRATEAGISPAVLPLLWMTLHFSKVVFSLVGGGLSDRFGRKQLIIAGWLVYAAVYAGFSFVSAPWQCWALFIVYGAYFGMTEGVEKAFVADMVPADKRGTAYGLYNLAFGITVFPASLLFGLLWSEFGVAAAFLTSAGVSIIAIFMLMTIRSENAEQTGH; encoded by the coding sequence TCAACGATACGTCGAGCGAGATAATCTATCCGCTGCTGCCCGCTTTTTTGGCTCTTGCGCTCGGAGCTTCACCGTTTGCGATCGGCCTCATCGAGGGTTTTGCCGAATCCGTTGCAAGCCTTCTCAAACTATTTTCCGGCTATTTAAGTGACCGTTTCGGCACACGAAAACTGCCTGTGTTCTTTGGATATTCGCTCGCTGCGATCATGCGGCCATTCCTCGCGTTCGTTACGAGTTGGCCGCAGGTGCTGGTGGTTCGAATGACCGACCGCATCGGCAAGGGGATCCGAGGAGCTCCGCGTGACGCACTGATCGCCGACAGTGTGCACCCTAGCGAACGCGGATTTGCCTTTGGGTTCAATCGAGCTGCCGATCATTTGGGAGCGGTCTTTGGACCAATAGCGGCCTTCGTATTGCTGATGATCTTTGCTGTCGATACTCAGAATCCGACACTTAGGGAATATCAGCAGGTCTTTCTTTTCGCTTCGGTCCCGGTCGTGATCGGATTGTTCGTGATCGGTTTTTTTGTTAATGAAACGGCAAAGACGGCCGACACTCCGAAGGCACCTCTCAAACTCTCTCTCGCCGGTTTTGACGGCAACTTCAAACGATATCTCGTCGTCGTAGCCGTATTTACATTGTCTAATTCGACTGATGCGTTCCTGCTTCTTCGGGCGACGGAGGCCGGAATATCGCCTGCAGTGCTGCCGCTGCTTTGGATGACGCTGCATTTCAGTAAGGTAGTCTTTTCGCTTGTCGGCGGCGGTCTTTCGGATCGTTTTGGGCGAAAGCAGCTCATTATTGCGGGCTGGCTGGTGTATGCAGCTGTCTATGCGGGCTTTTCTTTCGTAAGTGCGCCATGGCAGTGTTGGGCGCTTTTCATTGTGTATGGTGCGTACTTTGGAATGACCGAGGGCGTCGAAAAAGCCTTTGTCGCGGACATGGTCCCGGCGGACAAGCGCGGAACTGCCTACGGCCTGTACAATCTGGCGTTCGGCATCACAGTGTTTCCGGCATCGTTGTTGTTTGGGCTCCTATGGAGTGAGTTCGGTGTGGCGGCAGCGTTTTTGACCAGTGCGGGCGTGTCGATCATCGCTATTTTTATGCTAATGACGATCCGTTCCGAGAATGCGGAACAGACGGGACATTGA
- a CDS encoding M48 family metalloprotease — MNKLLIGKRLSASVLLLTVWMLPLTALSQTRIETPKNKYKVADDVKLGAQTSAEVEKKFPILNDAEATRYVERVGARLVNAIPVEYRQTSFNYRFKIVNASDINAFALPGGPMYVNRGMIEAARNEGEMAGVMAHEISHVALRHATAQATKQGSVTNQLGMLGMILGGAVLGGEAGAQLGMLGAAAWMTKYSRNYETQADVLGSHIMADAGYDPRDLANMFRTIAGERNGGGAPEWISSHPDPGNRYENINREATLLPVSQDPIKITRDFERIQAKLRAMPKARTMAEIEKSGGGGGDTTTSPTANGRYTANVAYPSTRVRTYTGGNWVQLNVPNNWREFSSQDDVQFAPEGAYGDQGITRGAMIGLYRGQNRELSRDTEAYINGILQGNSYLSKRTGYQNTYLGGRRGASIALSGRSPVTNRVEIVTIYTTMLNSGELFYVATVAPEAESSAYSNAFRNMINSIRFNE, encoded by the coding sequence ATGAATAAACTGCTTATCGGAAAAAGATTATCGGCTTCGGTCCTGTTGTTGACTGTCTGGATGCTGCCGCTCACGGCCCTTTCGCAGACTCGGATCGAGACGCCGAAGAACAAGTACAAGGTAGCTGACGACGTGAAGCTTGGAGCTCAGACCTCGGCCGAGGTCGAGAAAAAGTTTCCGATCCTGAACGACGCCGAGGCCACGCGTTATGTCGAACGTGTAGGTGCAAGGCTCGTTAACGCAATACCGGTCGAGTATCGGCAAACGAGTTTCAACTACCGATTTAAGATCGTCAACGCGAGCGATATCAACGCCTTTGCATTGCCCGGCGGGCCGATGTACGTCAACCGCGGCATGATCGAGGCCGCCAGGAACGAAGGCGAGATGGCCGGCGTCATGGCCCACGAGATCAGCCACGTCGCCCTTCGTCACGCCACCGCTCAAGCAACAAAACAAGGCAGTGTCACAAATCAGCTAGGAATGTTGGGGATGATCCTCGGCGGTGCCGTACTTGGCGGCGAGGCCGGTGCACAGCTCGGGATGCTCGGTGCCGCGGCATGGATGACCAAATACAGCCGCAATTACGAAACACAGGCCGACGTCCTCGGTTCGCACATCATGGCTGACGCGGGCTACGACCCAAGGGATCTCGCGAATATGTTCCGTACGATCGCAGGTGAACGGAACGGCGGCGGCGCGCCGGAATGGATCAGCAGCCATCCCGATCCGGGCAACCGCTACGAAAACATCAACCGCGAGGCGACGTTGCTGCCGGTTTCGCAGGATCCGATCAAGATCACTCGCGACTTTGAACGCATCCAGGCAAAGCTCCGTGCTATGCCGAAGGCACGGACAATGGCCGAGATCGAAAAGAGCGGAGGCGGAGGCGGAGACACCACCACCAGTCCAACGGCAAATGGCCGTTACACGGCAAATGTCGCATATCCGTCAACTCGCGTCCGAACCTACACGGGCGGAAACTGGGTCCAATTGAATGTGCCGAATAACTGGCGTGAATTCTCATCGCAGGATGATGTCCAATTTGCTCCCGAAGGTGCATACGGCGATCAAGGCATCACCCGCGGTGCGATGATCGGTCTGTACCGCGGCCAGAACCGCGAACTCTCGCGGGATACAGAGGCCTACATCAACGGCATTCTCCAGGGCAATTCGTATCTGAGCAAGCGGACCGGCTACCAGAACACATATCTCGGCGGCCGTCGCGGCGCATCGATCGCTCTGTCGGGGCGTTCGCCCGTAACGAACCGCGTCGAGATCGTCACCATCTATACGACGATGCTCAACAGCGGCGAGCTATTTTACGTCGCCACCGTCGCCCCTGAAGCCGAATCAAGTGCCTACTCGAACGCATTTCGGAATATGATCAATTCGATCAGATTCAACGAATGA